The following is a genomic window from Pseudomonadota bacterium.
GCTCAGGCGAGAGCTGACCAGCCGATTGATACTGACTCCGGATTCAGCTGCCTGGATTGCCAAACTGCGGTGAACTTCGGGTGGTAAGCGAACCATCAGTTTTCCACTATAGTTTTTGTTGGCAATCGGTTGTGGAATTTCCTCACCGTTTTGTTCCATATCTTCGATGGCTTGAGCGACGACATTTCGTATACCC
Proteins encoded in this region:
- a CDS encoding type II toxin-antitoxin system HicB family antitoxin is translated as MPLKNDHYTYRVTWSEDDREYVGLCAEFPSLSWLAATPESALRGIRNVVAQAIEDMEQNGEEIPQPIANKNYSGKLMVRLPPEVHRSLAIQAAESGVSINRLVSSRLSH